A part of Mycolicibacterium sp. TUM20985 genomic DNA contains:
- a CDS encoding cystathionine gamma-lyase yields MSGPYGDSTRTVKATATERIPGQPVAPPPVPVSAYHLSADESQPLDSYGRSSNPTWRQLESALAELEGATSVLAFGSGMAAITSVLRVLAKPGMTLVVPSDGYYQVRRYAVDYLAPLGVHVREVSAAEMCAAAESADVVVAETPVNPTLDVVDLHRLALTCRSRGATLVVDNTTPTPLGQQPLSLGADVVVASATKALSGHSDLIAGYAASCHAELMAAVERERLLSGAILGPFEAWLTLRSLGSAGLRFERQCQNALAMAFTLRDHPAVRSVRYPGLPDDPAHEVACAQMKRFGGLVAFELADAAAVHRLVERSALAVAATSFGGIHTSVDRRARWGDPVAAGFARMSLGIEDTDDLIADITAALA; encoded by the coding sequence ATGAGCGGACCGTACGGCGACTCGACACGTACCGTGAAAGCCACCGCAACTGAACGGATTCCGGGTCAGCCGGTGGCCCCGCCTCCGGTTCCGGTCTCGGCCTACCACCTGTCGGCCGATGAATCGCAGCCGTTGGACTCGTATGGCCGCAGCTCCAATCCGACGTGGCGCCAACTGGAATCCGCGCTCGCCGAACTCGAGGGTGCCACCTCCGTGCTGGCCTTCGGATCGGGCATGGCCGCCATCACGTCCGTGCTCCGCGTGCTCGCCAAGCCAGGGATGACGCTGGTCGTCCCCTCCGACGGGTACTACCAGGTGCGTCGGTACGCGGTGGACTACCTGGCCCCACTGGGCGTGCACGTCCGCGAGGTGTCGGCCGCCGAGATGTGCGCCGCAGCCGAGTCGGCGGACGTGGTGGTGGCGGAGACGCCGGTGAACCCGACCCTCGACGTCGTCGACCTGCACCGGCTGGCACTGACGTGCCGCAGCCGGGGCGCGACGCTCGTCGTCGACAACACCACGCCGACACCCCTTGGGCAGCAACCGCTTTCGCTTGGTGCCGACGTGGTGGTGGCCAGTGCGACCAAGGCGCTCTCCGGTCACAGCGACCTGATCGCCGGGTACGCCGCCAGCTGCCACGCCGAGCTGATGGCCGCCGTAGAACGCGAGCGGCTGCTGAGCGGCGCGATCCTCGGCCCGTTCGAGGCCTGGCTGACGCTGCGCAGCCTCGGCAGCGCCGGGTTGCGGTTCGAGCGCCAATGCCAGAACGCGTTGGCGATGGCGTTCACGCTGCGCGACCACCCGGCGGTCCGGTCGGTGCGCTATCCAGGGCTGCCCGACGACCCGGCACACGAGGTGGCCTGCGCGCAGATGAAGCGCTTCGGCGGTCTGGTCGCCTTCGAACTGGCCGACGCCGCGGCCGTACACCGTCTGGTCGAGCGCAGCGCGTTGGCCGTCGCCGCCACCAGTTTCGGCGGCATCCACACGTCGGTGGACCGAAGGGCGCGCTGGGGTGACCCCGTCGCCGCCGGGTTCGCGCGAATGTCGTTGGGCATCGAGGACACCGACGACCTGATCGCCGACATCACGGCCGCATTGGCTTGA
- the cofC gene encoding 2-phospho-L-lactate guanylyltransferase — protein MSSTYGASDHDDVGLIIAVKRLDAAKTRLASAFTPGTRVGVVLAMLVDTISAASAVAAVRQITVVTPDNAAAAAVRRLGAHVITDPTPRGHVDPLNNALLVTEAAIRTETPNIVVLQGDLPALQPSELAGAIASARGNARSFVSDRHGTGTSALFAFGVPLDPRFGADSAQRHTDSGAIELTAAWPGLRCDIDTPADLALALSLGVGPTTASAVGRS, from the coding sequence ATGAGCAGCACCTACGGGGCGTCGGATCACGATGACGTCGGGCTGATCATCGCGGTCAAGCGTCTCGACGCCGCCAAGACCCGCCTTGCGTCGGCCTTCACCCCCGGAACGCGCGTCGGCGTGGTGCTCGCCATGCTGGTCGACACCATCAGCGCCGCGTCGGCCGTTGCCGCAGTGCGCCAGATCACCGTCGTGACGCCCGACAACGCGGCGGCAGCGGCGGTCCGTCGACTCGGGGCGCACGTGATCACCGATCCGACGCCACGGGGCCATGTCGATCCCCTGAACAACGCGCTGCTGGTGACAGAGGCCGCCATCCGCACCGAGACGCCGAACATCGTTGTGCTGCAGGGCGATCTGCCAGCTCTGCAACCATCTGAGCTGGCCGGGGCGATCGCCTCGGCACGCGGCAACGCCCGCAGCTTCGTCAGCGACCGGCACGGCACTGGAACCTCCGCATTGTTCGCGTTCGGCGTGCCGCTCGACCCCCGCTTCGGCGCCGATTCGGCGCAGCGCCACACGGATTCGGGCGCCATCGAGCTGACTGCGGCATGGCCGGGCTTGCGCTGCGACATCGACACCCCGGCCGATCTGGCACTGGCACTGAGCCTCGGGGTCGGACCGACGACGGCGTCCGCCGTCGGCCGCAGCTAG
- a CDS encoding NAD(P)H-dependent glycerol-3-phosphate dehydrogenase, with the protein MVKAAVMGAGAWGSALAKVLADAGNEVTLWARRPGLADEINDTHRNAEYAGDVELPTSIRATGDAASALDGVCTVLLAVPSQTLRANLAPWRDAIAADATLVSLAKGIELNTLMRMSQVIVQVTGADPSRIAVITGPNLASEVLAQQPAATVVACTDSGRAVALQRAFSTGYFRPYTNSDVIGAEIGGACKNVIALATGMAAGVGLGENTAAAIITRGLAEIMRLGIALGAKGATLAGLAGVGDLVATCTSPRSRNRAFGERLGRGATMESAQRDAGGHVAEGVTSCQSVLALAESYDVEMPLTDAVNRVCHKGLSVDQAVALLLGRSTKPE; encoded by the coding sequence GTGGTCAAAGCGGCGGTAATGGGTGCTGGTGCGTGGGGTTCGGCGTTGGCCAAGGTACTTGCGGATGCAGGCAACGAGGTCACGCTGTGGGCGCGCCGGCCCGGGCTGGCCGACGAGATCAACGACACCCACCGAAACGCCGAGTACGCCGGCGACGTGGAACTGCCCACGTCGATCCGGGCGACGGGTGACGCCGCGTCCGCCCTCGACGGAGTCTGCACGGTGCTGTTGGCCGTGCCGTCGCAGACGCTGCGCGCCAACTTGGCGCCCTGGCGTGACGCGATCGCGGCCGACGCCACGCTGGTGAGCTTGGCGAAGGGGATCGAGTTGAACACGCTGATGCGCATGAGCCAGGTGATCGTCCAGGTGACCGGGGCCGATCCGTCCCGCATCGCCGTCATCACCGGTCCCAACCTGGCCAGCGAGGTGCTGGCGCAGCAGCCGGCGGCGACGGTCGTCGCCTGCACCGACTCGGGTCGCGCGGTGGCGTTGCAGCGCGCGTTCTCCACCGGATACTTCCGGCCGTACACCAACAGTGACGTCATCGGTGCCGAGATCGGCGGCGCCTGCAAGAACGTCATCGCGCTGGCGACTGGCATGGCGGCCGGCGTCGGCCTGGGGGAGAACACCGCGGCGGCCATCATCACGCGCGGGCTCGCCGAGATCATGCGACTGGGAATCGCCTTGGGAGCCAAGGGCGCCACGCTGGCTGGTCTGGCCGGCGTGGGTGACCTGGTGGCTACCTGTACGTCGCCACGATCGCGAAACCGGGCCTTCGGCGAACGCCTCGGCCGTGGCGCAACCATGGAGTCGGCGCAGCGGGATGCGGGCGGACACGTGGCCGAAGGCGTCACGTCGTGTCAGTCGGTGCTCGCGCTCGCAGAGAGTTATGACGTCGAGATGCCACTGACCGACGCCGTGAACCGGGTGTGCCATAAGGGCTTGTCGGTCGACCAAGCCGTTGCGCTGCTGCTCGGCCGCAGCACGAAGCCGGAGTGA
- a CDS encoding DUF1800 domain-containing protein — MTQSPQWNATARLLRRTGFGTTGRAVDAVVSQDRSAYLDAVLDLDPDTDPGAAATPMPTVPMPTFPAPGASTAENDAFIAVSLAQTSELVSWWMRRIAAVEQPLHEKLTLLWHNHFAVSAEKVRVAELMAKQNATLRALKLGDFRTLAYAMLTDEAMNHWLDGIRNTKEAPNENLSREFMELFTLGHGNGYTEVDVREGARALTGRYVLRGGVTGIQPEHHDSTSKTVFGVTGTLNEADFCDIVLDQPASAPFIANKLWLLLASDDPPPRATLDRLVAAYGPKRNLRSLTKAILTDPEFDARAGTLVNTPVEWLLGTVRSLSVPVDSAQVLAELDAVLAVMGQRLFYPPDVNGWPRGLAWLSTAGTAARVWAANRLVALGDLSVVEDAAAGDRVDAAGYVIGIGEWSARTRTALADLVADPAKLVTAAINSPEYLTS; from the coding sequence ATGACACAGTCGCCTCAGTGGAACGCCACTGCCCGCTTGCTGCGACGTACCGGCTTCGGCACGACCGGCCGCGCCGTGGATGCGGTCGTGAGCCAGGACCGTTCGGCCTATCTCGACGCGGTCCTCGACCTCGATCCCGACACCGATCCGGGCGCCGCCGCGACGCCCATGCCGACCGTGCCGATGCCGACGTTCCCCGCACCGGGTGCGAGCACCGCCGAGAACGACGCCTTCATCGCCGTCAGCCTCGCGCAGACCAGCGAATTGGTGTCGTGGTGGATGCGGCGTATCGCCGCGGTCGAGCAGCCCCTTCACGAGAAGCTGACCCTGCTGTGGCACAACCACTTCGCGGTGTCGGCGGAGAAGGTCCGGGTGGCCGAGCTGATGGCCAAACAGAACGCCACGCTGCGGGCCCTCAAACTCGGTGACTTCCGCACCCTGGCGTACGCGATGCTGACCGACGAGGCGATGAACCACTGGCTGGACGGCATCCGCAACACGAAGGAGGCGCCCAACGAGAACCTGTCCCGAGAGTTCATGGAGCTCTTCACCCTCGGCCACGGCAACGGCTACACCGAAGTCGACGTTCGCGAGGGAGCGCGGGCACTCACCGGTCGCTATGTCCTCCGCGGCGGCGTGACCGGCATCCAGCCCGAGCACCACGATTCGACGTCGAAGACGGTGTTCGGAGTGACGGGCACCCTGAACGAAGCGGACTTCTGCGACATCGTCCTCGACCAGCCTGCGTCCGCCCCCTTCATCGCGAACAAGCTGTGGCTGCTGCTCGCCTCCGACGACCCGCCACCGCGCGCGACCCTCGACCGTCTGGTCGCCGCCTACGGTCCGAAGCGGAATCTGAGGTCGCTGACCAAGGCGATCCTGACCGACCCGGAATTCGACGCGCGCGCAGGCACACTGGTGAACACCCCCGTCGAATGGCTGCTGGGCACCGTTCGCTCGCTCTCCGTTCCCGTCGACTCCGCACAGGTACTCGCGGAGCTCGACGCCGTCTTGGCCGTGATGGGCCAGCGGCTGTTCTATCCGCCCGACGTCAACGGATGGCCGCGTGGCCTGGCCTGGCTATCCACCGCAGGCACCGCGGCGCGGGTGTGGGCGGCGAATCGCCTTGTCGCGTTGGGCGATCTGTCGGTGGTCGAGGACGCCGCCGCGGGCGACCGGGTCGACGCGGCCGGCTACGTGATCGGCATCGGCGAATGGTCGGCACGCACCAGGACCGCGCTTGCCGACTTGGTCGCCGATCCGGCCAAGCTCGTCACCGCCGCCATCAACTCCCCCGAATACCTGACGTCATAG
- the mutT1 gene encoding 8-oxo-(d)GTP phosphatase MutT1, which yields MTKKSPSVAAAKVIAAAGAVLWRPAEDGSSGGAQPLVAVVHRPRYDDWSLPKGKVDPGETEPVTAVREVLEETGYASELGRRLVAVSYPLDVGVKHVRYWAARALGGEFVPNEEVDELVWLPAADALKRLQYPDDRKVLRRFAKKPANTRTVLVVRHGTAGSKSRYKGDDRSRPLDKHGRAQAESLVGQLLAFGATDVHAAPRVRCHQTVQPLAEELGVPIHDEPALTEEAYADSHGAARRRMLEIATTNGTPVICSQGKVIPDLIAWWCDRDGVRPDRSRNRKGSTWVLSLVGDGLIAADHIGSPLATDP from the coding sequence TTGACGAAGAAGTCCCCGTCAGTGGCGGCCGCCAAGGTAATCGCCGCCGCCGGCGCCGTGTTGTGGCGGCCCGCCGAAGACGGTTCGAGCGGTGGCGCCCAGCCGTTGGTGGCGGTCGTGCACCGACCCCGCTATGACGACTGGTCGCTGCCCAAGGGCAAGGTCGACCCCGGTGAGACCGAACCCGTGACCGCGGTCCGCGAGGTCCTCGAGGAGACGGGCTATGCATCGGAGTTGGGCCGACGGCTCGTCGCGGTCAGTTATCCGCTCGACGTCGGCGTCAAACACGTGCGCTATTGGGCGGCACGGGCGCTGGGCGGCGAGTTCGTTCCGAACGAGGAGGTCGATGAGCTCGTCTGGTTGCCCGCCGCCGACGCGCTAAAACGGTTGCAGTACCCCGACGACCGTAAGGTGTTGCGACGGTTCGCCAAGAAACCCGCCAACACCAGGACGGTCCTCGTCGTACGGCACGGGACCGCGGGCAGCAAGAGCAGGTACAAGGGTGACGACCGCTCTCGACCGTTGGACAAACACGGTCGCGCCCAGGCGGAGTCCCTCGTCGGTCAGCTTCTGGCGTTCGGTGCCACCGACGTTCACGCTGCCCCGAGGGTGCGGTGTCACCAGACGGTGCAGCCGCTCGCCGAGGAGTTGGGTGTGCCGATCCATGACGAGCCGGCGCTCACCGAGGAGGCGTACGCCGACAGCCACGGTGCAGCCAGGCGGCGCATGCTCGAGATCGCCACGACCAACGGCACCCCGGTGATCTGCTCCCAGGGCAAGGTGATTCCGGATCTCATTGCGTGGTGGTGCGACCGCGACGGTGTCCGGCCGGACAGATCGCGCAACCGCAAGGGCAGCACGTGGGTGCTGTCGCTGGTGGGAGACGGGCTGATCGCCGCCGACCACATCGGCAGTCCGCTGGCCACCGACCCCTGA
- the leuD gene encoding 3-isopropylmalate dehydratase small subunit — protein sequence MEAFRTHTGIGVPLRRSNVDTDQIIPAVYLKRVTRTGFEDGLFAAWRNDPSFVLNLPPFDRGSVLVAGPDFGTGSSREHAVWALMDFGFRVVISSRFADIFRGNSGKAGLLAAEVAQDDVELLWKLIEQQPGLEITVNLEDRTLTAGTVMLPFKIDDYTAWRLLEGLDDIGLTLRKQDEITDFEKRRPSWKPRTLPV from the coding sequence ATGGAGGCCTTTCGCACCCACACCGGGATCGGTGTCCCGTTGCGCCGGTCGAACGTCGACACCGATCAGATCATTCCGGCGGTGTACCTGAAGCGGGTCACCCGAACGGGATTCGAGGACGGTCTGTTCGCGGCGTGGCGCAACGATCCCTCGTTCGTCCTCAACCTCCCGCCGTTCGACCGGGGTTCGGTTCTGGTGGCAGGACCCGACTTCGGCACCGGGTCGTCGCGCGAGCACGCGGTCTGGGCGCTGATGGATTTCGGGTTCCGGGTGGTGATCTCCTCGAGGTTCGCCGACATATTCCGAGGAAATTCGGGTAAGGCCGGTCTCCTCGCCGCCGAAGTCGCCCAAGATGACGTGGAACTTCTATGGAAGTTGATCGAGCAGCAGCCCGGGCTGGAAATCACTGTGAATCTGGAAGATCGAACCCTCACCGCGGGAACGGTCATGTTGCCGTTCAAGATTGACGACTACACCGCGTGGCGACTGCTCGAAGGACTCGACGATATAGGCCTTACGCTGCGCAAACAGGATGAGATCACCGATTTCGAGAAGCGCCGCCCGAGCTGGAAGCCGCGCACTCTGCCGGTCTGA
- the leuC gene encoding 3-isopropylmalate dehydratase large subunit — protein MTDTPRTMAEKVWADHVVVTGQGEGEAREPDLIYIDLHLVHEVTSPQAFDGLRLAGRPVRRPDLTIATEDHNVPTIDIDKPIADPVSRIQVETLRRNCAEFGVRLYPMGDVEQGIVHIIGPQLGLTQPGMTVVCGDSHTSTHGAFGALAMGIGTSEVEHVLATQTLPLRPFKTMAVNVDGVLPEGTSAKDVILAVIAKIGTGGGQGYVIEYRGSAIEALSMEGRMTICNMSIEAGARAGMVGPDETTFEYLRGRPHAPAGADWDAAVDAWSRLRTDEGAEFDTEVYLDAATLSPFVTWGTNPGQGVPLSASVPDPELMFDEGQRQAAEKALVYMDLAPGTAMRDIAIDTVFVGSCTNGRIEDLRVVAEILRGRKIADGMRMLVVPGSMKVRAQAESEGLGEVFTAAGAEWRQAGCSMCLGMNPDQLAPGERCAATSNRNFEGRQGKGGRTHLVSPAVAAATAVRGTLSSPADLPQNR, from the coding sequence ATGACCGACACACCCCGCACCATGGCAGAGAAGGTATGGGCCGACCACGTCGTGGTCACCGGCCAGGGAGAGGGCGAGGCGCGCGAACCCGATCTGATCTACATCGATCTGCACCTCGTTCACGAGGTCACCAGCCCGCAGGCATTCGATGGGCTCCGACTGGCGGGCCGGCCGGTTCGCCGACCGGACTTGACGATCGCCACCGAGGACCACAACGTGCCGACGATCGACATCGACAAGCCGATCGCCGACCCGGTCTCGCGCATTCAGGTCGAGACATTGCGGCGCAACTGCGCCGAATTCGGCGTCCGCCTCTACCCGATGGGCGACGTCGAGCAGGGCATCGTCCACATCATCGGCCCGCAGCTCGGCCTCACCCAACCGGGTATGACGGTGGTCTGCGGCGACAGTCACACCTCGACCCACGGTGCCTTCGGCGCGCTCGCGATGGGAATCGGTACCTCCGAGGTCGAACACGTGCTCGCGACCCAGACGCTTCCGTTGCGGCCCTTCAAGACCATGGCGGTCAACGTCGACGGCGTCCTGCCCGAAGGCACCAGCGCCAAGGACGTCATCCTCGCGGTGATCGCGAAGATCGGGACCGGTGGCGGACAGGGGTACGTCATCGAATATCGCGGCAGCGCCATCGAAGCGCTGTCGATGGAGGGTCGGATGACGATCTGCAACATGAGCATCGAGGCCGGTGCACGCGCGGGGATGGTCGGGCCGGACGAGACCACCTTCGAGTACCTGCGCGGTCGCCCGCATGCTCCCGCCGGGGCCGACTGGGATGCCGCCGTCGACGCCTGGAGTCGGTTGCGCACTGACGAGGGAGCCGAATTCGACACCGAGGTCTATCTCGACGCCGCGACGCTGAGCCCGTTCGTGACCTGGGGGACCAACCCCGGCCAGGGGGTGCCCCTGAGCGCCTCGGTCCCCGACCCGGAACTGATGTTCGACGAGGGGCAGCGTCAGGCGGCCGAGAAGGCGTTGGTCTACATGGACTTAGCGCCCGGCACGGCAATGCGCGACATCGCCATCGACACCGTGTTCGTCGGCTCGTGCACTAACGGTCGTATCGAGGATCTGAGGGTCGTCGCCGAAATCCTGCGCGGCAGGAAGATCGCCGACGGCATGCGGATGCTGGTCGTGCCCGGTTCGATGAAGGTGCGCGCCCAGGCCGAATCCGAAGGCCTCGGTGAGGTCTTCACCGCGGCGGGCGCCGAGTGGCGGCAGGCCGGATGCTCGATGTGCCTCGGGATGAACCCCGACCAGCTCGCGCCGGGGGAGCGGTGCGCCGCGACGTCGAACCGAAACTTCGAGGGACGCCAGGGCAAGGGCGGGCGCACCCACCTCGTCTCGCCCGCGGTGGCCGCCGCGACCGCCGTGCGCGGCACCCTCTCCTCGCCCGCCGACCTGCCCCAGAATCGCTAG
- a CDS encoding RNA degradosome polyphosphate kinase produces MIAVVTEAETRPADADWATDGSTPEAPPATTADAVDPSQSEPLPDDRYLNRELSWLDFNGRVLALAADPSLALLERAKFLAIFSSNLDEFYMVRVAGLKRRDEMGLSVRSADGLSPREQLRRIGERTQQLASRHAKEFMESVRPALADEGIIVVTWAQLDDDERSRLSTYFHEQVFPVLTPLAVDPAHPFPFVSGLSLNLAVTVRQPEDGTQHFARVKVPDNVDRFVELGPRGGGAAIRFLPMEELIAAFLSVLFPGLEIVEHHAFRITRNADFEVEEDRDEDLLQALERELARRRFGSPVRLEVADDMTENMLELLLRELDVHPGDVIEVPGLLDLSCLWQIYGVDRPELKDPPFVPLTPPAFGERETPKSIFATLRDGDVLVHHPYDSFSTTVQRFIEQAAADPNVLAIKQTLYRTSGDSPIVSALIDAAEAGKQVVALVEIKARFDEQANIKWARTLEQAGVHVVYGLIGLKTHCKTCLVVRREGSTIRRYCHIGTGNYNPKTSRLYEDVGLLTASPDIGADLTDLFNSLTGYSRKVSYRNLLVAPYGVRRGIIERIEREIAAHKDGAEARIRLKANALVDEQVIDALYRASQAGVRVEVVVRGICALKPGVAGFSENITVRSILGRFLEHSRIVHFRAIDEFWIGSADMMHRNLDRRVEVMAQVKDPRLSDQLDDMFTSAMDPTTRCWELGPEGHWTAAPHEGQTVRDHQVSMMGRHRHP; encoded by the coding sequence ATGATTGCGGTCGTGACCGAAGCCGAGACACGACCTGCCGATGCGGACTGGGCGACGGACGGCAGCACGCCCGAGGCGCCCCCCGCCACGACCGCGGACGCCGTCGACCCCTCTCAATCGGAGCCTCTCCCCGATGACCGGTACCTCAACCGGGAACTGAGCTGGCTGGACTTCAACGGCAGGGTGCTGGCACTGGCGGCCGACCCGTCGCTGGCGCTCCTGGAGCGGGCCAAGTTCCTGGCCATCTTCTCGTCGAACCTCGACGAGTTCTACATGGTGCGCGTCGCGGGCCTCAAACGGCGCGACGAGATGGGGTTGTCGGTGCGCTCGGCCGACGGGCTGTCACCGCGCGAGCAGTTGCGCCGCATCGGCGAGCGGACCCAACAGCTCGCCAGCCGCCACGCCAAGGAGTTCATGGAGTCGGTGCGTCCCGCGCTCGCCGACGAGGGCATCATCGTCGTCACCTGGGCTCAGCTCGACGATGACGAGAGGTCGCGCCTCTCGACGTACTTCCACGAGCAGGTGTTTCCGGTGCTCACCCCGCTGGCCGTCGATCCGGCGCACCCGTTCCCGTTCGTCAGCGGGCTCAGCCTGAACCTGGCGGTCACCGTGCGGCAGCCCGAGGACGGCACGCAGCACTTCGCCCGCGTCAAGGTGCCCGACAACGTGGACCGGTTCGTCGAATTGGGCCCGCGCGGCGGCGGCGCCGCCATCCGCTTCCTGCCGATGGAGGAGCTGATCGCCGCCTTCCTCTCGGTGCTCTTCCCCGGGCTGGAGATCGTCGAACACCACGCCTTCCGCATCACGCGCAACGCCGACTTCGAAGTCGAGGAGGACCGCGACGAGGATCTGCTCCAGGCGCTCGAGCGCGAGCTCGCGCGTCGTCGCTTCGGTTCTCCGGTCCGGCTCGAAGTCGCCGACGACATGACCGAGAACATGCTCGAGCTGCTGCTGCGCGAGCTCGACGTCCATCCCGGTGACGTCATCGAGGTGCCGGGGCTGCTGGATCTTTCGTGCCTGTGGCAGATCTACGGCGTGGACCGTCCCGAGCTGAAGGACCCGCCCTTCGTTCCGCTCACCCCGCCCGCGTTCGGCGAGCGGGAGACCCCCAAGAGCATCTTCGCGACGCTGCGGGACGGTGACGTCCTCGTCCATCATCCGTATGACTCCTTCTCCACGACGGTGCAGCGGTTCATCGAGCAGGCGGCCGCCGACCCGAACGTGCTTGCCATCAAGCAGACGCTGTACCGGACGTCGGGTGACTCACCGATCGTCAGCGCGCTCATCGATGCCGCCGAAGCGGGCAAGCAGGTCGTCGCCCTCGTCGAGATCAAGGCGCGGTTCGACGAGCAGGCCAACATCAAGTGGGCCCGCACCCTGGAACAAGCCGGCGTGCACGTGGTGTACGGGTTGATCGGACTCAAGACGCACTGCAAGACATGCCTCGTGGTGCGCCGCGAGGGATCGACCATCCGGCGCTACTGCCACATCGGAACGGGCAACTACAACCCCAAGACCTCGCGGCTGTACGAGGACGTGGGCCTGCTGACGGCCTCACCGGACATCGGAGCGGACCTCACGGATCTGTTCAACTCGCTGACGGGCTACTCGCGAAAGGTGTCCTACCGCAATCTTCTGGTGGCGCCGTACGGCGTGCGCCGGGGCATCATCGAGCGGATCGAACGCGAGATCGCCGCCCACAAGGACGGTGCGGAGGCGCGGATCCGGTTGAAGGCCAACGCGTTGGTCGACGAGCAGGTGATCGACGCGTTGTATCGGGCGTCGCAGGCCGGGGTGCGCGTGGAAGTGGTGGTGCGCGGCATCTGTGCGCTGAAGCCAGGTGTGGCGGGGTTCTCCGAGAACATCACCGTGCGGTCGATTCTCGGCCGATTCCTGGAGCATTCGCGCATTGTTCACTTCCGCGCCATCGATGAGTTCTGGATCGGCAGCGCCGACATGATGCATCGTAATCTCGACCGTCGCGTCGAGGTGATGGCACAGGTGAAGGATCCGCGATTGTCAGATCAGCTCGACGACATGTTCACATCGGCCATGGACCCGACGACCAGATGCTGGGAACTTGGGCCCGAAGGTCATTGGACCGCGGCGCCGCACGAGGGCCAGACCGTTCGCGATCACCAGGTGTCGATGATGGGTCGCCACCGGCACCCGTGA
- a CDS encoding IclR family transcriptional regulator produces the protein MRHDSGIGVLDKAVGVLHVVAESPCGLADLCERTGLPRATAHRLAAGLEVHRLLARDADGRWCLGPALNELAGRVDDPLLAASVAVLPRLREITGESVQLYRREGMSRVCVFALEPPAGLRDTVPVGTRLPMTAGSGAKVLLAYGDTATQQAVLPTAKFTDRTLTEVRKRGWAQSAAEREPGVASVSAPVRDARGTVVAAVSVSGPIDRMGRRPGARWAADLLAASEALTKRL, from the coding sequence ATGAGACACGATAGCGGCATCGGCGTGCTCGACAAAGCGGTGGGCGTCCTGCACGTCGTCGCCGAGTCGCCGTGCGGCCTGGCCGATCTGTGCGAGCGCACCGGCCTGCCGCGGGCCACCGCGCACCGTCTGGCCGCGGGCCTCGAGGTCCATCGCCTCCTCGCCAGGGATGCCGACGGCAGATGGTGCCTGGGTCCCGCACTCAACGAACTGGCCGGGCGGGTCGACGATCCGCTGCTCGCGGCGAGCGTCGCCGTGCTGCCGCGGCTACGCGAAATCACCGGCGAGAGCGTGCAACTGTATCGCCGGGAGGGGATGTCCCGGGTCTGCGTGTTCGCCCTGGAACCGCCCGCCGGTCTGCGCGACACCGTGCCGGTGGGCACTCGCCTGCCGATGACCGCCGGATCGGGGGCGAAGGTGCTCCTGGCCTACGGTGACACCGCGACCCAGCAGGCCGTGCTACCGACGGCCAAGTTCACCGACCGCACGCTCACCGAGGTACGCAAGCGCGGATGGGCGCAGAGCGCGGCGGAGCGCGAGCCCGGCGTGGCGAGTGTGTCGGCGCCCGTCCGCGACGCCCGCGGCACGGTGGTGGCCGCCGTGTCCGTGTCGGGCCCGATCGACCGGATGGGACGGCGACCCGGAGCTCGCTGGGCCGCCGACCTGCTCGCTGCTTCCGAAGCCCTCACCAAGCGGTTGTAG
- a CDS encoding HU family DNA-binding protein, which produces MNKAELIDVLTDKLGTDRRQATAAVENVVDTIVRAVHKGDSVTITGFGVFEQRRRAARVARNPRTGETVKVKPTSVPAFRPGAQFKAVVSGAQRLPSEGPAVKRGATAAPAKKTAAKKAVKKAATKAPAKKAAPAKKATATKAAPAKKAAPAKKAAPAKKTAATKAPAKKTAATKAPAKKTAATKAPAKKTAATKAPAKKTAAAKAPVKKAAAKAPAKKAAATKAPAKKAPAKRGRK; this is translated from the coding sequence ATGAACAAGGCAGAGCTCATCGACGTCCTCACGGACAAGTTGGGCACCGATCGTCGGCAGGCGACCGCCGCCGTGGAGAACGTCGTCGACACCATCGTGCGTGCCGTCCACAAGGGCGACAGCGTCACCATTACCGGCTTCGGCGTGTTCGAGCAGCGCCGCCGCGCCGCCAGAGTTGCGCGAAACCCGCGCACCGGCGAGACCGTCAAGGTCAAGCCGACGTCCGTCCCGGCATTCCGCCCAGGGGCTCAGTTCAAGGCCGTTGTGTCTGGCGCACAGCGTCTCCCGTCGGAAGGCCCCGCCGTCAAGCGGGGAGCTACGGCTGCGCCGGCGAAGAAGACCGCGGCGAAGAAGGCAGTGAAGAAGGCTGCCACCAAGGCGCCGGCCAAGAAGGCGGCTCCGGCCAAGAAGGCCACCGCCACCAAGGCGGCTCCGGCCAAGAAGGCGGCTCCGGCCAAGAAGGCGGCTCCGGCCAAGAAGACCGCCGCCACCAAGGCTCCGGCCAAGAAGACCGCCGCCACCAAGGCACCGGCCAAGAAGACCGCCGCCACCAAGGCACCGGCCAAGAAGACCGCCGCCACCAAGGCACCGGCCAAGAAGACCGCCGCCGCGAAGGCGCCCGTGAAGAAGGCCGCTGCCAAGGCGCCGGCCAAGAAGGCTGCCGCCACGAAGGCGCCGGCCAAGAAGGCGCCCGCCAAGCGCGGCCGCAAGTAG